The nucleotide window CGGACAGGCTCCAGACTCGGCGATGAGTCGGAGCATGGCGCCAGGCAGCGAACAGCCGGGACATCACGAGAGCACTCCAGAACGGCCCGAAACTATACGTGTCCCCGACGTCGAACGCAGCTGCGGCGGGCGGCGCCGGTCACCGCCGGCGACTCAGCGGATCAACCAGCTCAACAGCCACAGGCCGAGGAACAGCCAGACCAGACCGCTGATGAATGCTCGCCGGAGGAACGCCCGTACCGCCGCCACCAGCAACAGCAGCCCGATCACCAGCGCCGCCAGACTGAGCAGCGAGCGGTCCATGCCCAGCGTGCGCGACAGTCCCTCGAGGAAATCGTGTCCCGCAGTCACGAAGAATCCGAAGAAGCCGCTGAGTGCTTCGACGATGTAGCGAATCACCGTTCCGAGAACCTGGCCCAGCCATTCGAAAACGCCTTCCACCCGCATGCTGTTCTCCCACTCCGCTGAAATGGCGGCGTGCCATACCCGCCGCCGACCTCGCTTTGTCCGTCGAGACGGCCGGCGAGTTCCGTCAGCTTGAACGGTGCGCCACGGAACCTCGAGCGGCGAGGGCAGTCGGACTCTGGCTTGGCTATTCGTGTCGGTGATCGGGGCGTGTTGTCAGCGTCATCCAATTGCAACGGCTTTGCCGCAAGGTGCGGGCAGGCCAGAACGAACGAGAGCCAGCCAATGCCTGCAAGTTCCAGACGCCTGCGCCTGATCGGCGGCGTGCGCCCGCAAATGTGGATCGCCGGGCTGCTTCTGCTCTGCGGTTATGTGAGCACCACCTTTCACCTCGACGAGCGTCTGTTCTTTTCCCTGAGTACCGCCTGGCACGAAAGTCGGTTGAGCGAACGCAGCCTCTGGCTGCCGGAATACCGCGTGCGCACCGAGGCGGCGCCGGTAACCGGCGTGGCGAACAATCTGTCCGGTCTCACCTACGATGAGCAGCGCGACCAGCTCTGGGCGGTCGTCAACAATCCGGAGGAACTGCTCGCCCTGGATACCGACGGTCGCCTGCTAGCGCGCTACCGACTCGAGGGGTTCAGCGATGTCGAAGGTGTGACCTACCTCGGTGACGACCTGCTGGTGATGGCCGAGGAACGCAACCAGACGCTGGTCGTCGTGCCGCTGCCGACCGCGGCCGGGCCGTTGCAGCGCGCGGACTACCAGGCGATCAGCCTCTCTCTGCACGCACCGGGCAACAGCGGCTTCGAAGGCGTCGGTTACGATCGCGCCGGCGATCGGCTATTCGTGGTCAAGGAGCACTCGCCGCGCAAGCTCTACGAGATCCACGGCCTCAAGCGCAGCCTGGGCGGCACGATGGAGCTGAAGATCATCGACCGCGAGGCGTGGATCGAGGACAAGGACATGGCCAGCGACCTGGCTTCGGTGCATTTCGACGAGCGCACCGGGAACCTGGTGCTGCTCAGCGACGAAGCGAGGATGATGCTCGAGCTGGATGGCCAGGGACGGATGGTCAGCTTCCGCTCGCTGTGGAGCGGTTTTGCCGGACTGGAGCGCAGCGTGCCGCAGGCGGAGGGCATGACCTTCGACGCGCGCGGCAATCTCTATCTGGTCAGCGAGCCGAACCTGTTCTACGCCTTCGACCGCGACTGATTGGCGTCAGCTGCGGCGGATCAGCCAGACGCCGACGACGATCAGCAGCAGGCCGGCGACTTTGCCAGGGCTGAGCGGCGCCGGGCGAAAGCCCGCCCAGCCGAAGTGATCCAGCAGCAGCGCCATGCACAGCTGCCCGGCCAGCACCAGCGCCATGAACAGCAACGCGCCGGTACGCGGCGCGGCAAACGCGGCGGTGGCGATGAAGAACGCGCCTAGCAGGCCGCCGCTCCAGTGCCACCAGTTCAGGCTTTTCAGCGTCTGCAGCGCCGGCAGGTCGCGCTGCGCCGCGACCACGCAAAGCAACGCCAGCGTACCCACGGCGAACGACAGCAGGGCGGCGCCCATCACGCTGGCCAACTGGCGCGCCAGCTGTCCGTTGATCCCTGCCTGCAACGGCATGAAGGCTCCGGCAACGAAAGGCAGGGCGAGCAACCACCAGGCTACAGCAGGCATGCAGCGTATCTCCGCGGATAAAAAGGGGCGGCAGTATGGGCAGTCCGACGCGGGCTGGCCAGGGGGACGCTATCGGCGATGCGCCGCTCAGCGCGGCGGATAGTGCGCCAGCAGCTGGGCCACGGTTTCGCGCAGCATGCGTTCGCGCTCGGCAGGCGTTCCGGCGCTCCTCGGCAGGATTCGCTCGGTACTGCCGCGCCAGACCAGCTTGCCGTCGGCGGCGTCGTAGAAGTCGATCTGCAGCGTGCCGACCTGATAGTCCACGGTGCGCGTATCGGCATAGATCGGGGCGCCCCAGAAACCGGGCCAGGCCCCGCCCCAGGCGCCGCCGGACATGCTGGTGTAAGTCTGCGTGCGTTGTTCGACGATCAACCAGGCCTGCACCAGCACCTGCGCCGGCGCGCTGGCGGTCGCCGGACGCAGCCCGCGCTGCTCGAGCTGCTCGGCAAGGGCATTGCGCACGCGCTGTTCGGTGAGATCGCTGCGAATGCGCGGGTCATCCGGACGGTACTGAAGCGCCGGTTCCTTCCAGCCCCAGTTGCGATAGCGGCTGAAGTCGCGGTCGGGATCGAAGTCGCGCTGCAACGGCGCGCTCTGGCAGGCGACAAGCAGGACCAGCAGTGGAATCAGCAGCAGATGGCGGTACATGAGCGGTCTCCGATGCGGCATATGTTTGAGTGTATGCCCGCGCGCGCTGGTTGGTGTGCGAGCGCGTGCCGCGCTGCCGGCCAATGGCTCAGCGCGGCGGATAGTCCGCCAGTGCGCGGTCTACAGCCTCGCGCAGGGCGTCACGCAGCTGGCTGCGGTCGCCACCCTGGCGTGCCTGCGCCTGGTTGCTCCAGACCACGGCGGCGCGGCGCGGATCGAACAGTTCGAGGTGTACCACCAGTACGGTTTCCTCGTAGGTCCGCACCAGCGGCGCATGCCCCCACATGCCGTAGTCGCTGCCGTAACGGCCGCGGCCGTAGTAGCTGCCGTAGTCGTCGTAGACCTGCCGCAGGCGGGTCTCGCTGCGCACCTGGGCGGCGATCTGCAGGTCGGCCGCACCGCCTGGCGCGGCCGGGCGCAGGCCGTGCTGATCGAGCGCGCTGGCGACGATCTCCTGCAGTTCTTCGGGCGTCAACGAGCCGGTGCCGGCCGGCGGGTTGCGCCAGCTCCAGGTGCGATAGCTGGAGAACTCCACAGGTGCTGCCGGATAGGCGCTGCGGTCGGGTGTGGCGGCGCCGGCCGGCGGCGCCGCCGGGACGGGTGCGGCCGTGCTGGTGTAGGGGTTGTCGTGCTGGCAGGCGCTCAGGCCCAGCGTCAGCAGACAGAGCGTGAGGCGTGCGAACGAGCGTGCCATGAATACCTCCTCGCCGTCAGCGCGGTCGGCACAGCCAGTGCAGGTAGCGCCCGAGACCGGCGAAGGTCGGGTGACGCCGGTAGGCCAGCTCCATCTCCAGCAGCTCGGCCGGCTCGGTGCGCGCCTGGAATTCGGGCGGCATGTAGTCGTGGAACACGCGCACGCCGCTCCTGTGTTCGACCTGCCATAACGGGGCGAGTTGCGTCGCCAGCTCGCGCGGATCGAGCGGCTGCTGCGGGGTCAGGCTCTGCCGTTCGCCGGCGAACGATTGCGCGCGCAGCTTCTTGAAATGTCCCTTGAGCAGGTTGCGGTAGATCAGTGCGTCGCGGTTGTAGAACGCCAGTGACAGCCAGCCATCGCTGGCGGTCAGGCGATGCAGCAGCGGCAGGATCGCCTGCGGCTCTGCGAGCCACTCCAATACCGCGTGGCAGATCACCAGATCGAAGCGGCCGTCGACGAGTGTCTCGACTTCCTGCCAGGGCGCCTGAATGAACAAGGCGTGCTGGCCGGCTTCGGCGAAGCGCGCCCGCGCGCCCTCGAGCATCGGCGCCGCGGGCTCGGCGAGCGAAACGTCATGCCCCTGCTGCGCCAGCCAGAGGCTCATGTGGCCGAGTCCGGCGCCGATGTCAAGCACGCGCAGCGGGCGCGGCGCCAGCACCTCGGCCAGATCGGCCTGCAGCACGGCGAGGCGGATCGCCCCCTTGGCGCCG belongs to Pseudomonas phenolilytica and includes:
- a CDS encoding SdiA-regulated domain-containing protein; protein product: MPASSRRLRLIGGVRPQMWIAGLLLLCGYVSTTFHLDERLFFSLSTAWHESRLSERSLWLPEYRVRTEAAPVTGVANNLSGLTYDEQRDQLWAVVNNPEELLALDTDGRLLARYRLEGFSDVEGVTYLGDDLLVMAEERNQTLVVVPLPTAAGPLQRADYQAISLSLHAPGNSGFEGVGYDRAGDRLFVVKEHSPRKLYEIHGLKRSLGGTMELKIIDREAWIEDKDMASDLASVHFDERTGNLVLLSDEARMMLELDGQGRMVSFRSLWSGFAGLERSVPQAEGMTFDARGNLYLVSEPNLFYAFDRD
- a CDS encoding DMT family transporter; this encodes MPAVAWWLLALPFVAGAFMPLQAGINGQLARQLASVMGAALLSFAVGTLALLCVVAAQRDLPALQTLKSLNWWHWSGGLLGAFFIATAAFAAPRTGALLFMALVLAGQLCMALLLDHFGWAGFRPAPLSPGKVAGLLLIVVGVWLIRRS
- a CDS encoding DUF4136 domain-containing protein, which translates into the protein MYRHLLLIPLLVLLVACQSAPLQRDFDPDRDFSRYRNWGWKEPALQYRPDDPRIRSDLTEQRVRNALAEQLEQRGLRPATASAPAQVLVQAWLIVEQRTQTYTSMSGGAWGGAWPGFWGAPIYADTRTVDYQVGTLQIDFYDAADGKLVWRGSTERILPRSAGTPAERERMLRETVAQLLAHYPPR
- a CDS encoding DUF4136 domain-containing protein, translated to MARSFARLTLCLLTLGLSACQHDNPYTSTAAPVPAAPPAGAATPDRSAYPAAPVEFSSYRTWSWRNPPAGTGSLTPEELQEIVASALDQHGLRPAAPGGAADLQIAAQVRSETRLRQVYDDYGSYYGRGRYGSDYGMWGHAPLVRTYEETVLVVHLELFDPRRAAVVWSNQAQARQGGDRSQLRDALREAVDRALADYPPR
- a CDS encoding methyltransferase domain-containing protein encodes the protein MSDRHFDELAARFAEKIYGGAKGAIRLAVLQADLAEVLAPRPLRVLDIGAGLGHMSLWLAQQGHDVSLAEPAAPMLEGARARFAEAGQHALFIQAPWQEVETLVDGRFDLVICHAVLEWLAEPQAILPLLHRLTASDGWLSLAFYNRDALIYRNLLKGHFKKLRAQSFAGERQSLTPQQPLDPRELATQLAPLWQVEHRSGVRVFHDYMPPEFQARTEPAELLEMELAYRRHPTFAGLGRYLHWLCRPR